A window of the Hordeum vulgare subsp. vulgare chromosome 5H, MorexV3_pseudomolecules_assembly, whole genome shotgun sequence genome harbors these coding sequences:
- the LOC123395250 gene encoding disease resistance protein PIK6-NP-like, whose translation MAEEIFVSAATGAMRSVLGKLGVMLSNEYKLLKGVRDDIQFLKDELEAMHKFLVAMANVEEPPEQDKLYADAVRDLSYVMEDKIDKFMVLVRREPSSKPDSFMELFRKSMEKINKIKFRHNIAKDVKDIKIRITEVSDRHKRYMMDPSLRATNEKVDPRLEAMFKDASLLVGIDGPTNVLLKWLDNEDGESGHHHQLKVLSIVGSGGLGKTTLARQVYNKLGADYDCRAFVSVSRNPNMASVLRSILRNISNRNASPEESIQQLIEQIREFLQDKRYFIIIDDIWDKNHWYQTLSSALVRNDCGSAIITTTRNIDVAKLCSGSQGDLVYELQPLGVDHSKKLFFKRIFGCEQNCPPNLKEVSDDILKKCGGLPLAINAISSLLTTKERKQESWDRVRRSIGFDKGKNDDIGDMKYILSLSYFDLPLDLRSCLLYLTMFPEDYKIERQRLVHRWISEGLIKCRDEEDLFELGEEYFHELVNRSLIQPVGIGYDGKARCCRVHDIVLDFLIHKSAEKKFSTLLSSNPKSDCIVRRTFLMGNEDQASVEKLDLSHARSLGAFGSDVKQLPSFGKSNALRVLDLCKCYGLRSEHVKDIGRLLQLRYMNISETMVMKLPREIGDLEYLETLSLHMNLQELPESVARLKRLVRLFVGTDAKFPDGIGNMKNLQELGIVDAMKQSVEFLEELGKLTSLRKLKIRWASESGEASDKEKTLMSSLCKLDACKLRNLSIELWSPEEDATFIGRSFFPNLHSIREIRLGSGWITEWMLSLVNLEKLCLFSCGHEIVQQDVERVGSIPTLLEFRATNDFVGSISISGGFQQLRRFDMCARTTELTFEAGALPNLQELFIRWVSFELYDSPQLTFEAGALQNLKEFSLWIRLDKLESAGAGLDFGIQHLTSLDRLRVVIDCAGKQPHALDMALADGVFKSMADTHPNRPTLKMMKGYNYFALHDEE comes from the exons ATGGCTGAGGAAATTTTTGTGAGCGCAGCCACCGGGGCCATGCGTTCCGTCTTGGGGAAGTTGGGTGTCATGTTGAGCAATGAATACAAGCTGCTCAAGGGTGTTCGTGATGACATCCAGTTTCTCAAGGACGAGCTGGAAGCCATGCACAAATTCCTCGTCGCGATGGCGAATGTGGAGGAACCTCCTGAGCAAGACAAGCTTTATGCCGACGCTGTGCGGGACCTGTCGTATGTTATGGAGGACAAAATCGACAAGTTCATGGTGCTCGTCCGCCGTGAACCAAGTTCCAAGCCAGATAGCTTCATGGAGCTTTTCAGAAAAAGCATGGAGAAGATCAACAAAATCAAGTTCCGCCATAACATCGCCAAAGACGTCAAAGACATCAAGATCAGAATCACGGAAGTGAGTGACAGACATAAAAG GTACATGATGGATCCGTCTTTAAGAGCTACAAATGAGAAGGTCGACCCACGACTTGAGGCAATGTTTAAAGATGCATCACTTCTTGTTGGCATTGATGGTCCGACCAATGTGCTTCTGAAGTGGCTggacaatgaggatggtgaatccGGACATCATCATCAGCTAAAAGTTCTCTCCATTGTTGGATCTGGAGGGTTAGGAAAGACCACTCTTGCTAGACAGGTCTATAACAAGCTTGGCGCAGACTATGACTGCCGGGCCTTTGTGTCAGTTTCACGTAACCCCAATATGGCGTCAGTTCTGCGTTCTATATTACGTAACATCAGCAACAGAAATGCAAGTCCCGAAGAAAGTATCCAACAACTTATCGAACAAATTCGAGAATTCCTGCAAGATAAAAG GTACTTTATAATAATTGATGATATATGGGATAAAAATCACTGGTACCAAACTTTGTCTTCTGCATTAGTCAGGAATGATTGTGGTAGTGCAATAATTACCACAACACGAAATATCGATGTCGCTAAATTATGCAGTGGTTCTCAAGGAGATCTGGTCTATGAACTCCAACCACTTGGTGTTGATCACTCGAAGAAGTTATTTTTCAAGCGGATATTTGGCTGCGAACAAAATTGCCCTCCTAACTTGAAAGAAGTCTCAGATGACATCTTAAAAAAATGTGGTGGTTTGCCCTTGGCCATCAATGCCATATCTAGCTTGCTGACTACCAAGGAAAGAAAACAAGAGTCGTGGGATCGTGTGAGACGCTCAATTGGATTTGATAAAGGAAAAAATGATGACATTGGTGACATGAAGTACATATTATCTCTGAGTTACTTTGACCTCCCCCTGGATCTAAGAAGTTGCCTGTTGTACCTGACTATGTTTCCTGAAGATTATAAGATTGAAAGGCAGAGATTAGTTCACAGATGGATTTCGGAAGGATTGATCAAGTGTAGAGATGAGGAAGATCTTTTTGAATTAGGAGAGGAATATTTTCATGAGCTTGTTAACAGAAGTTTAATACAGCCGGTGGGCATAGGATATGATGGCAAGGCACGGTGTTGCCGAGTGCATGACATCGTCCTTGATTTCCTAATTCACAAGTCCGCTGAAAAAAAGTTCAGTACCTTGTTAAGCAGTAATCCAAAGTCAGATTGCATAGTTCGTCGCACCTTTCTCATGGGAAATGAAGATCAAGCAAGTGTTGAGAAATTGGATTTATCACATGCTCGATCACTTGGTGCTTTTGGCAGTGATGTGAAGCAATTGCCTTCCTTTGGAAAGTCAAATGCTCTGCGTGTGCTGGACCTGTGTAAATGCTATGGATTGAGAAGTGAGCATGTCAAAGATATTGGAAGACTTTTACAGCTGAGGTACATGAACATCTCCGAGACAATGGTAATGAAGCTTCCAAGGGAAATTGGAGATTTGGAGTATCTAGAGACTCTCAGTCTGCACATGAATTTACAGGAGTTGCCAGAATCGGTAGCTCGGCTGAAACGACTGGTGCGTCTGTTTGTTGGAACGGACGCCAAATTTCCTGATGGCATTGGAAACATGAAGAATCTGCAAGAGCTTGGGATTGTAGATGCCATGAAGCAATCTGTGGAGTTTCTGGAAGAGCTTGGCAAACTAACAAGCCTGAGAAAACTGAAGATTCGTTGGGCCTCTGAATCTGGCGAGGCAAGTGACAAGGAAAAGACGCTAATGTCCTCCCTCTGCAAACTGGACGCATGCAAGCTTCGCAACCTCAGTATCGAATTGTGGTCGCCAGAAGAGGATGCAACCTTCATAGGGCGTTCGTTCTTCCCTAATCTGCATAGCATCCGAGAGATTCGTCTCGGCAGCGGGTGGATTACGGAATGGATGCTTTCACTTGTCAACCTTGAAAAATTATGTCTGTTTTCTTGTGGACACGAGATAGTGCAGCAGGATGTTGAGAGAGTTGGAAGCATACCAACTCTGCTAGAGTTCCGTGCAACAAATGACTTCGTAGGGTCCATCAGCATCAGCGGGGGATTTCAACAGTTACGAAGGTTTGACATGTGCGCACGTACTACGGAGTTGACGTTTGAAGCGGGGGCTTTGCCAAATCTCCAGGAGCTATTTATCCGCTGGGTTAGTTTTGAACTCTATGATTCTCCACAGTTGACGTTTGAAGCAGGCGCTTTGCAGAATCTCAAAGAGTTTAGCCTCTGGATTCGTCTAGACAAGTTGGAATCTGCTGGTGCTGGACTGGATTTTGGCATCCAGCACCTCACCAGCCTTGATAGGCTCCGTGTCGTCATAGATTGCGCTGGCAAGCAGCCTCACGCCCTTGATATGGCGCTGGCAGACGGTGTTTTCAAGAGCATGGCTGACACACACCCCAACCGTCCCACGCTGAAAATGATGAAGGGTTACAATTATTTCGCGTTACACGATGAGGAGTGA